Proteins encoded in a region of the Synechococcus sp. BIOS-U3-1 genome:
- a CDS encoding phycobiliprotein lyase, with amino-acid sequence MDIEQFVAQSIGEWRSMRSGHSLAFQQFEDVLSEISIKHFTDDQEKVSDLIKVSTQPSDSEFQAPFCMEWNAESDWEPDDPSEVSSGSCLIVPIPADKISGKLLRSVGYAESIPAESDYRFLDDGTFILKTHYDQSIAEERIWFISEHVRCRSSVLKTSAGSGILQASFASEVRKISAQ; translated from the coding sequence ATGGATATTGAGCAGTTCGTTGCTCAAAGCATCGGAGAATGGCGCTCGATGAGAAGCGGACACTCCCTCGCATTTCAACAATTCGAAGACGTACTAAGCGAAATATCAATTAAGCATTTTACAGATGATCAGGAAAAAGTCTCAGACCTTATCAAGGTATCAACTCAACCATCAGATAGTGAGTTTCAAGCTCCATTTTGTATGGAATGGAATGCTGAAAGTGATTGGGAACCTGATGACCCAAGCGAAGTGTCAAGCGGTTCATGCTTGATCGTACCAATCCCAGCTGACAAAATCTCCGGAAAACTTCTAAGAAGCGTCGGTTACGCAGAATCAATACCAGCGGAATCAGACTACCGATTTCTTGACGACGGAACATTTATCCTCAAGACTCACTATGATCAATCAATTGCTGAAGAGCGAATTTGGTTCATATCAGAACACGTTCGTTGTCGATCTTCAGTATTAAAAACATCGGCTGGCTCTGGAATTCTTCAAGCTTCATTTGCGTCTGAAGTCAGAAAAATTTCCGCCCAGTAA
- a CDS encoding phycobilisome rod-core linker polypeptide: MTETTTLATQANADLGHADEVIQSIYKQVFGNRHLMELDVNKSLEALFMNGDLTVQGFVTALAQSDTYKRLFLENKSPYQFVELNFKHLLGRPPHDQQELMEHVTRMNTEGYDAEIASYTYSEEYLAAFGIDQVPHNRSSQSISGGRTINYTRGIAVDAGFAGYDAANNRSKLLSSLSTGNAPAIVDRKSVGNANAISIFWTTRRQVSANRRVMQKSVVSQSSMSATLQSIQAQGGRIISISKA, from the coding sequence ATGACGGAAACCACCACACTGGCGACCCAGGCAAATGCAGATCTGGGACATGCTGATGAAGTGATTCAAAGCATCTACAAACAGGTTTTCGGCAACCGTCACCTCATGGAGCTTGATGTCAACAAGTCTCTTGAAGCCTTGTTTATGAATGGCGATCTTACGGTTCAGGGCTTCGTTACAGCACTTGCACAATCTGACACTTACAAGAGACTTTTCCTCGAAAACAAAAGTCCCTATCAGTTTGTAGAGCTCAATTTCAAACATCTTCTGGGCAGACCTCCCCATGATCAGCAAGAGCTGATGGAGCATGTGACCCGCATGAACACTGAAGGGTACGACGCAGAGATTGCAAGCTATACCTATAGCGAAGAATATTTGGCTGCCTTCGGTATTGATCAAGTGCCCCACAATCGCTCAAGCCAATCAATCAGTGGCGGACGAACCATCAATTACACACGTGGAATTGCAGTCGATGCCGGTTTCGCAGGCTATGACGCAGCCAACAATCGCTCCAAACTGTTGAGTAGTCTTTCCACTGGAAACGCACCAGCCATCGTTGACCGCAAAAGCGTTGGCAATGCCAATGCAATTTCAATTTTTTGGACGACGCGTCGACAGGTCAGTGCCAATCGCCGTGTAATGCAGAAATCAGTGGTCAGCCAAAGTTCTATGTCTGCAACGCTTCAGAGCATCCAAGCCCAAGGTGGTCGGATCATTTCTATTTCGAAGGCTTAA
- a CDS encoding phycobilisome rod-core linker polypeptide, translated as MATNQTSNGFGAETKWNSPVSFQRKGQNTQKPALTIGEFLKQSCDQMSIGVGPRSHEDCPHRVTAECYSPDDQASLDQVIAAGYRQVFGNAHVMDYERCNELEAQLRNGDLDVRNFIRGLAKSSFYKSRFFSAVAPQRGIELNFKHLLGRAPHSQAEMSQKISLQAQSGHAALIDSIIDSAEYLEVFGSDIVPYARAWSSPADLATSAFPMLSALQKSFAGSDSARGGSSALTSSMASGMAPRIGRPSEALGVRPSTAFSRGQIPSKAPGVTSGGDSAPMRGDSYVFFGLGQREQETFQRCPGDSADQLNALIRASYKQVMGNPHLMEFERSVTAESKFIDGYLSTREFVRAIGLSAEYKKRFFETNAPYRFIELNFKHFLGRAPKSQAEISEHTRILAEGGYDAEICSYVDCEEYQGTFGEDTVPFARILSEDGRSQVAFNRHLKLAEGYAASDTVLTSSSLVTSVATGMVPGGWSSTTTRINRTGVQSGAPDPTKKRFRIVVSAQAARTRQRTAGSTYLVSGKDMSSQMKYIHARGGKIVSITEVM; from the coding sequence ATGGCAACCAACCAAACCTCGAACGGATTCGGCGCTGAAACCAAGTGGAATAGCCCTGTCAGCTTCCAAAGAAAAGGACAGAACACTCAGAAGCCTGCACTGACCATTGGCGAGTTTCTCAAACAGTCCTGCGATCAGATGTCGATCGGCGTGGGACCTCGCAGCCATGAGGATTGTCCGCACCGCGTCACCGCAGAGTGCTACAGCCCAGACGACCAGGCATCACTCGATCAAGTCATTGCTGCCGGTTACCGACAGGTCTTCGGCAACGCGCACGTCATGGATTACGAACGCTGCAATGAACTAGAAGCGCAGCTGCGTAACGGCGATCTCGATGTCAGAAACTTCATCAGAGGGCTAGCAAAGTCAAGTTTCTACAAATCTCGCTTCTTCTCGGCAGTTGCTCCACAGCGTGGAATCGAACTGAACTTCAAGCATCTCTTGGGCCGCGCTCCGCATTCGCAGGCTGAGATGTCCCAAAAAATCAGCTTGCAGGCTCAAAGTGGCCACGCAGCACTGATCGACAGCATCATCGATTCTGCGGAATACCTGGAGGTATTCGGCAGTGACATTGTTCCCTACGCCCGTGCTTGGAGTTCTCCTGCAGATCTCGCAACATCAGCATTCCCAATGCTGTCAGCATTGCAAAAGAGCTTTGCTGGAAGTGACAGCGCACGTGGTGGCAGTAGTGCACTGACAAGCAGCATGGCGTCAGGGATGGCCCCCCGCATCGGTCGTCCTTCTGAGGCCCTGGGAGTTCGCCCCTCTACAGCATTCTCCCGGGGTCAGATCCCAAGCAAAGCGCCTGGGGTCACCAGCGGCGGCGACAGCGCGCCAATGCGCGGAGATTCTTATGTGTTCTTTGGCCTAGGGCAAAGAGAGCAGGAAACGTTCCAACGTTGCCCTGGCGATAGCGCAGATCAACTGAATGCACTGATTCGTGCCTCATACAAACAAGTGATGGGCAACCCTCACCTGATGGAATTCGAAAGATCAGTCACAGCTGAAAGCAAATTCATCGATGGCTATCTGAGCACCCGCGAATTTGTTCGAGCGATAGGTCTTTCTGCCGAATACAAAAAGCGTTTCTTCGAGACAAATGCTCCTTATCGGTTCATCGAACTAAACTTCAAGCATTTCCTCGGACGTGCACCAAAGTCCCAGGCAGAAATCAGTGAGCACACACGAATTCTGGCAGAAGGAGGTTACGACGCGGAAATTTGTAGTTACGTTGACTGCGAAGAATATCAAGGGACTTTCGGGGAAGACACAGTGCCCTTCGCACGAATTCTCTCCGAAGACGGCCGCTCGCAAGTTGCCTTCAACCGTCATCTCAAGCTGGCCGAAGGGTATGCAGCAAGTGACACAGTTCTGACTAGTTCCTCGTTGGTCACTTCAGTAGCAACAGGGATGGTGCCTGGGGGCTGGAGTTCCACAACGACCAGAATCAATAGAACTGGTGTTCAATCTGGTGCACCAGATCCCACCAAAAAGCGCTTCCGGATTGTGGTTTCTGCTCAAGCAGCCCGTACCAGGCAGCGCACCGCAGGCAGCACTTATCTGGTGTCAGGCAAAGATATGTCCAGCCAGATGAAGTATATCCACGCCAGAGGTGGAAAAATTGTATCCATCACTGAAGTGATGTAG